From the Chloroflexota bacterium genome, one window contains:
- a CDS encoding phenyltransferase domain-containing protein, whose amino-acid sequence MKLKLDNYLSREYLNPTVGSIVDVQQADGSIPWFQGGITDPWTHVESAMAIDIGNCHTEAERAYDWLAAIQLEDGSWYASYKDGQPLEIYKVSHSVSYIAVGIWHHYLITGDPSFLNKMWPTVRTAIDFVLAMRGPNGEIYWARDSADAIYPTALISSCSSTYLSIKSALSIALILGEERTDWKMANAALAKAIQEMPCVLSTPQENKFTFAMDWYYPAMCCVINSNDAKHRLSSGWDKFVIDGFGCLCSLEQGWVTAAETSELAIALAVHGEYKDSATVFNWIHQLRDDDGAYFYGIALPDREIWPEEKPTWTSAAVVLAADMLRPMSPTNLLLDHHGPMTP is encoded by the coding sequence ATGAAGCTGAAGCTTGATAATTACCTCTCAAGAGAATATTTGAACCCTACGGTTGGCTCCATCGTGGATGTACAACAGGCAGATGGCTCAATCCCCTGGTTCCAGGGGGGGATTACAGACCCGTGGACGCATGTTGAAAGTGCTATGGCGATAGATATCGGCAATTGCCATACCGAAGCAGAACGCGCTTATGATTGGCTCGCCGCAATTCAATTAGAGGATGGAAGCTGGTATGCTTCATACAAGGATGGGCAGCCGCTGGAAATCTACAAGGTTTCACATAGCGTTTCATATATTGCCGTTGGAATTTGGCACCATTACTTGATAACCGGTGACCCTTCTTTTCTCAATAAAATGTGGCCCACAGTCCGAACTGCAATCGATTTTGTGCTAGCTATGAGAGGGCCTAACGGTGAGATTTACTGGGCTAGAGATAGCGCCGACGCTATATATCCCACCGCATTAATAAGCAGTTGCAGCTCGACCTATTTAAGCATTAAGAGCGCCCTTTCTATTGCCTTAATTTTAGGCGAAGAGAGAACTGATTGGAAAATGGCAAATGCTGCTCTGGCAAAAGCGATTCAGGAAATGCCCTGCGTACTTAGTACACCTCAAGAAAATAAATTCACATTTGCCATGGACTGGTATTACCCGGCGATGTGCTGTGTCATCAATAGTAACGATGCCAAGCACCGTCTGTCCAGCGGCTGGGATAAATTTGTTATCGATGGCTTTGGCTGCCTCTGTAGCCTAGAACAGGGATGGGTCACCGCCGCAGAGACAAGTGAGCTGGCTATTGCCCTGGCAGTACATGGCGAATATAAAGACTCGGCAACAGTCTTCAATTGGATTCACCAGTTGCGGGATGATGACGGCGCCTACTTTTACGGCATAGCACTGCCAGACAGAGAAATCTGGCCTGAAGAAAAGCCAACATGGACATCGGCAGCAGTAGTTCTGGCAGCCGATATGCTCAGACCCATGTCTCCCACAAACCTACTCCTTGACCACCATGGGCCCATGACACCGTAG
- a CDS encoding glycosyltransferase family 4 protein — protein MRICLLSYRCYRYSGGQGIYVRYLSRCLHELGHDVEVISGPPYPELDNSIKLIKLPSLDLYALPERQRFLISPRKLDSTPNLIEWLGVCTGFFTEPLTFGMRAYSFLRNNNGHKKYDVIHDNQSLSHSILKIKELGAPVVTTIHHPITIDRDLAIKAAKSLWQKMGIRRWYAFANMQLKVAKRLSHFITGSQNSYREIVDIFKLPKDSLRIIYDGVDSSIFTQIPGISRLENRLLVINSGDTPLKGLKYLLEAVAALRSERKIELVIIGKQLKNGYTQGLVDSLGIADCVTRLGQVTTDELVKHYSTATMVVVPSVYEGFGLPAAEAMCCSAPVISTTAGALPEIVGDAGILVPPADTRALAEAIAGLLDNPERRRQLGETGRRRVMDMFNWKNTAKHTVEVYEEAIEHQKLIEAQ, from the coding sequence ATGCGTATATGCTTGCTTAGTTATAGATGTTATCGCTATTCCGGCGGACAGGGCATTTATGTCCGCTACCTAAGCCGTTGCCTTCATGAGCTCGGCCACGATGTTGAAGTAATATCTGGACCACCATATCCAGAATTGGACAACAGTATAAAACTCATTAAGCTGCCCAGTCTAGACCTATATGCGCTACCGGAAAGGCAACGTTTCCTTATCAGTCCTCGAAAACTGGATTCCACGCCTAATCTTATCGAATGGCTTGGCGTTTGCACTGGGTTTTTCACCGAGCCATTGACTTTCGGCATGCGCGCTTATAGCTTCCTGCGCAACAATAATGGACACAAAAAATATGACGTTATTCACGATAATCAAAGTCTGTCACACAGCATCCTGAAAATAAAAGAGCTCGGCGCCCCGGTGGTAACAACCATTCATCACCCTATTACCATAGACCGAGACTTAGCCATTAAAGCCGCTAAGTCCTTATGGCAGAAGATGGGCATCAGGAGATGGTATGCATTTGCAAACATGCAACTTAAGGTTGCCAAGAGGCTCTCGCACTTTATTACCGGCTCACAGAATTCTTATCGTGAGATTGTTGACATCTTTAAGCTGCCAAAAGATAGCCTACGCATTATCTATGATGGTGTTGACAGCTCCATATTCACGCAAATCCCTGGAATTAGCCGCCTGGAAAACCGCCTGCTGGTAATAAACAGCGGTGATACTCCGCTAAAAGGATTGAAATACCTGCTTGAGGCGGTCGCTGCTTTGCGGTCGGAACGAAAAATAGAGCTTGTAATAATTGGAAAGCAGCTGAAAAATGGCTACACGCAAGGATTAGTTGACAGTCTGGGCATTGCTGATTGCGTTACCCGTCTCGGGCAGGTAACCACTGATGAACTAGTAAAGCATTATTCCACTGCCACCATGGTAGTAGTGCCGTCCGTTTACGAGGGATTTGGCTTGCCGGCAGCTGAAGCCATGTGCTGCAGTGCTCCTGTAATTTCAACGACTGCTGGAGCGCTACCTGAAATTGTCGGCGATGCCGGCATACTGGTACCTCCGGCTGATACCAGAGCGCTGGCCGAGGCAATTGCAGGCCTGCTGGACAATCCAGAAAGGCGCAGACAACTTGGTGAGACGGGACGCAGGCGAGTAATGGACATGTTCAATTGGAAAAACACCGCTAAACATACGGTTGAAGTCTACGAAGAAGCTATTGAGCACCAAAAACTTATTGAGGCACAATGA
- a CDS encoding argininosuccinate synthase, with protein MAKKVILAYSGGLDTSVILKWLVNKGYNVICFVGNVGQKEDFGEIEKKGLKTGASKVYTEDLRGEFVTDFIFPALKGNAMYEGRYLLGTSLARPLLARKQIEIAEKENAEFVAHGATGKGNDQVRFELAYYALNPKIKLICPWKDPEFLAEFKGRSDLIDYARKWKIPIKASRKKPYSEDENLMHISHEAGILENPLFRPPENLFSRTTSLSMAPNKETIIEIHFQDGIPTKMVNRNDGTTKTKPLELFIHINELGSKNGIGRVDMVENRFIGIKSRGVYEAPGATILWLAHRDLEGIAMDKEVMHLRDMLIPKFSELIYNGFWFSPEMDFLMCAIDKSQEAIDGKVLVSLYKGNVNIVGRESPTSLYDKELSSMDVEGEFDAVDSRGFININAIRLKAHYLVLGRRKPYIWREKKK; from the coding sequence ATGGCAAAGAAAGTAATACTTGCCTATAGCGGAGGGTTGGATACATCTGTCATTTTGAAATGGCTAGTTAACAAGGGATACAACGTCATTTGCTTCGTTGGTAATGTTGGTCAAAAAGAGGATTTTGGAGAAATAGAGAAGAAAGGACTGAAAACTGGTGCCTCGAAAGTTTACACTGAAGACCTGAGAGGTGAATTTGTTACTGATTTTATTTTCCCAGCCCTCAAAGGAAATGCTATGTACGAAGGGAGATATTTATTAGGTACCTCATTAGCTAGACCTCTGCTTGCGAGAAAACAAATTGAAATTGCTGAGAAAGAAAACGCTGAATTCGTTGCTCATGGAGCAACTGGCAAAGGCAACGATCAAGTAAGATTCGAGCTAGCTTATTACGCACTCAATCCAAAAATAAAACTTATTTGTCCGTGGAAAGATCCAGAATTCTTGGCAGAATTCAAGGGGAGAAGTGACCTTATTGATTATGCCAGAAAATGGAAAATTCCTATCAAAGCTAGTAGGAAGAAGCCGTACAGTGAAGATGAGAATTTAATGCATATCAGCCACGAAGCGGGAATTTTGGAGAATCCGCTATTTAGACCACCCGAAAATTTATTTAGCAGAACAACTTCCCTCTCAATGGCTCCGAATAAAGAAACTATAATTGAAATTCATTTTCAAGACGGAATTCCCACTAAAATGGTAAATCGAAATGATGGTACAACAAAAACGAAACCTTTGGAATTGTTTATCCATATCAACGAATTGGGGAGTAAAAATGGCATTGGAAGAGTTGACATGGTTGAGAACAGATTTATTGGGATAAAATCCAGGGGGGTTTATGAAGCACCAGGAGCAACAATCCTCTGGCTTGCTCATAGAGACCTCGAAGGCATAGCTATGGATAAAGAGGTTATGCACTTGAGAGATATGCTTATACCTAAATTTTCAGAATTGATCTACAATGGATTCTGGTTTTCTCCTGAGATGGATTTTTTAATGTGCGCAATCGATAAGAGCCAAGAAGCTATCGATGGAAAAGTACTAGTCTCGTTATATAAAGGAAACGTAAATATAGTTGGCAGAGAATCGCCTACTTCTCTTTATGATAAGGAATTATCTAGTATGGATGTGGAAGGGGAATTTGATGCTGTAGATTCAAGAGGATTTATTAACATCAATGCTATAAGATTAAAGGCCCATTATCTTGTTTTGGGAAGAAGAAAACCTTATATATGGCGTGAAAAGAAAAAATAG
- the argH gene encoding argininosuccinate lyase: protein MKLWQKDYKLNKQIEEFTVGEDYILDQNLIIYDCIASVAHAKMLGKIGILKREEVQKLVKEINHIIESCQKGQFKISKEQEDCHTAIESHLTKNLGDLGKKIHTARSRNDQVLTALRLYYKDQLNDCKELINELIKQIKIFIKRYGEIEFPGYTHTRKAMPLSIALWGSSLLDSMKDNLIALNFALELIDQSPLGTGAGYGIPLTIDRKYTAKLLGFKNIQKNPIYAQNSRGKYESTILHILSQIMFDLNKIASDLILFSMPELGYFELPEELCTGSSMMPQKKNPDVLEVLRAKYHVVISYEFQIKNIISNLLSGYNRDLQLTKEPTMKGLETTKESLYITSLVFSKLKVNKKNCEQSLTKDIYATEEVFGLVKKGIPFREAYKTISKKY from the coding sequence ATGAAACTTTGGCAAAAAGATTACAAACTAAATAAGCAAATAGAGGAATTTACAGTTGGAGAGGACTATATTCTGGATCAGAACCTTATAATATATGATTGCATCGCGTCCGTAGCCCATGCAAAAATGCTTGGCAAGATTGGAATATTGAAGAGAGAAGAAGTTCAAAAACTAGTTAAAGAAATCAACCATATTATTGAATCCTGTCAAAAGGGGCAGTTTAAAATTTCAAAAGAACAGGAAGATTGTCACACAGCTATTGAAAGTCATCTGACAAAGAACTTAGGTGATTTGGGCAAAAAAATACACACTGCAAGATCGAGAAATGATCAAGTGCTTACCGCTCTAAGATTGTATTATAAAGATCAATTGAATGATTGTAAGGAACTGATTAATGAATTAATTAAACAAATAAAGATATTTATCAAAAGATACGGAGAGATAGAATTTCCTGGCTACACTCACACTAGAAAAGCTATGCCTTTATCCATCGCTCTTTGGGGAAGCTCCCTCCTCGACTCAATGAAAGACAATTTAATAGCTCTTAACTTTGCTTTAGAGTTAATTGACCAATCGCCCCTGGGAACCGGAGCAGGATATGGTATACCTCTTACGATAGATAGGAAATATACTGCGAAATTATTAGGTTTCAAAAATATACAGAAAAATCCTATTTATGCACAGAATAGCAGAGGTAAATATGAGTCTACCATCTTGCACATCTTAAGCCAAATAATGTTTGATTTGAATAAAATCGCATCTGACTTAATCCTTTTTAGCATGCCGGAACTTGGTTATTTTGAATTACCTGAAGAACTCTGCACAGGAAGTTCGATGATGCCACAGAAGAAAAATCCTGATGTGTTGGAGGTATTGAGAGCAAAATATCATGTTGTTATTTCGTATGAATTCCAAATTAAAAATATAATTAGCAATCTTTTATCAGGTTATAATCGTGACCTCCAACTTACAAAAGAACCTACGATGAAGGGTTTGGAAACAACAAAGGAGAGTCTGTATATAACGAGCCTCGTATTTTCAAAACTAAAAGTTAATAAGAAAAATTGCGAGCAATCTTTAACAAAGGATATCTATGCGACAGAAGAAGTATTTGGATTAGTTAAAAAGGGAATTCCATTTAGAGAAGCTTACAAAACAATTTCCAAAAAATACTAA
- a CDS encoding glycosyltransferase family 4 protein codes for MRVCLLSYRSYRYSGGQGIYLRYLSRSLRDLGHRVDIISGPPYPELDNGIKLIKLPSLDLYAMSSVRRLFINPRKLNTFPSLIEWLGTMSGYFSEPMAFGMRAHELIRDSGNNKYDVVHDNQTLAYGVFKIQELGFPVVETIHHPVTIDRDLAVQAATSLKDKLGLKRWFSFINMQIKVARRLSHIITVSQTARQHIANTFGISEDKLRVIYNGIDTDIFSPSSKVNPLKVNPLENRLLVVISRDTPVKGLKYMLEALAILRQKHPLELIVVAKGTDNSATQRLISNLGIRDYVKFIDEIDTAELVNQYRLASIVVIPSVYEGFGLPAAEAMACGAPVVSTTAGALPEVVGDAGILVPPADAQALTEAISALVVSPNKRNHLSRIGRKRIVQMFNWRNTAQRTVDVYTEAIEYQKYLKSQ; via the coding sequence ATGCGTGTCTGCTTGCTTAGCTACCGAAGTTATCGATATTCCGGCGGGCAAGGTATTTACCTTCGCTACCTGAGCCGTTCCCTACGCGACCTTGGTCATCGGGTCGATATAATATCGGGACCACCATACCCAGAATTGGATAATGGAATAAAATTGATTAAGTTGCCCAGCCTAGACCTGTATGCAATGTCATCAGTCAGACGACTATTTATAAACCCAAGAAAATTGAATACGTTCCCCAGCCTAATCGAATGGCTCGGCACAATGAGCGGCTACTTCTCAGAACCTATGGCCTTCGGTATGCGAGCACATGAACTCATACGTGATAGTGGAAACAACAAATATGACGTTGTCCATGATAATCAGACACTGGCATACGGTGTGTTTAAAATTCAGGAACTCGGCTTCCCAGTTGTTGAGACTATCCATCATCCTGTAACCATTGACCGTGATTTAGCTGTTCAGGCAGCAACTTCATTGAAAGATAAGTTGGGACTCAAGAGATGGTTCTCTTTTATCAATATGCAAATCAAAGTCGCTCGCAGACTTTCCCACATCATTACAGTTTCACAGACTGCTCGCCAACACATTGCTAATACTTTCGGAATATCCGAAGACAAGCTGCGAGTTATATACAATGGGATTGACACAGATATTTTCAGCCCTTCCTCAAAAGTGAACCCCCTAAAAGTGAACCCCCTGGAAAACAGACTCCTGGTAGTAATAAGCAGAGACACTCCCGTTAAAGGTTTGAAATATATGCTGGAAGCATTAGCCATATTACGGCAGAAACACCCTCTTGAGCTAATAGTGGTGGCGAAAGGGACAGATAACAGCGCAACACAGAGGCTTATTAGTAATCTTGGTATCAGAGATTATGTAAAGTTTATTGATGAGATAGATACTGCTGAACTTGTAAATCAGTACAGGTTAGCTAGTATTGTAGTCATCCCATCGGTATATGAGGGTTTCGGTTTACCTGCTGCTGAAGCCATGGCTTGCGGGGCTCCGGTAGTCTCCACTACTGCCGGCGCTTTGCCCGAGGTAGTAGGAGATGCCGGGATACTGGTACCCCCTGCTGATGCGCAGGCTCTCACAGAAGCAATTTCAGCACTTGTGGTTAGTCCGAATAAACGTAACCATCTCAGCAGAATTGGGCGCAAAAGGATCGTGCAAATGTTTAACTGGCGAAATACAGCCCAGCGCACTGTCGATGTCTACACTGAGGCAATCGAATATCAAAAATATTTGAAGTCGCAATAA